The sequence acatttttaagttcttcaattacgagagcaatcggattccacgacacctttgaatatttttGATCAGAATttatactaagctttaagttgtagatcattcaaataattggagttttttctaaagcttaatattatttttttgctcgcttagaaaagatttcaattggaaaacaaaaaccaattaagcgagtttatttattattaaagttcttctgttttatatgaactggattaatataagttccaatttcatctacatatataataatattgaaaataataaatattgaaaattcaatttttttggttcatattttattcatatggctgctcctggtagagtaaatctgcaggtaaaattcacgttatatggcggttatataaatggtaaaaccgcagtaaaattgattgtcaaatggctcgaaaatgtagagtgaaatgacggaaaaatgaccgccatttgacgagcattgtgacgtgggtgagcagcacagtactatgctcacatcctataggtgggagcggaatgcactatcacattaataggaacgaaacggaaaatttggtcacaaaacctaatccgcccatgcaaaaatgactatgaatataaccgctgcagaaagtcacaatgaccgtaaaatgactagtaaaatgacgtggagcgatTTTGCAGGGTTGTGACGtatgtgagcagcacagtactatgctcacatcctataggtgggagcggaatgcactatcacattaataggaacgaaacggaaaatttggtcacaaaacctaatccgcccatgcaaaaatgactatgaatataaccgctgcagaaagtcacaatgtccgaaaaatgactagtaaaatgacgtggagcgtttttgcagggtaagtgtgttatcttatctgtcaactgcctgacaggctgttcaatacattgtttactatatagtttggcagcttaattcgaggttatgttgcgaatagagtggaaggcactcgcaagccgtgaaaataggcactcgaatggagtggaatgaagaacagtaggaagaccagagttgcattggatcaatcattgcatcaatattaaagataaatttagaaaaaataattaaatacttgagtataagcaaacattttctttcaattactccaattaaggtgtcctagatgctatatattccaaaattataacattttatgtctgtttaaaaatttaacttcaatttccctaagatttccgtaatatggccattagtgttgtttgtgtgtgtgtgcaaattttgagcgatcagctgctAGTTGCACTACTTGCTAAAGTTTACAAtggttcaatatggctacttttcacgggtgatagaaagagatacagaatgagacagtgaTAGTTATTTACAAATCAGGTTATCccatcactttggaattttgacgtttatgcagaagatatcacacttagtcatcattcacaatgagccagagctcgataactcaatggaacggtcctattacaacaatcacatgaaaattgcctATTTCAacattcctcgtgttccaatcatggttcaactataaaTCATTGTTTATTataaatcattgtttactataaataattgtttattaTAAATCGTTGTTtactataaatataaataaaatttacaatggtgcaTGCAAGAATGTACGTTTTCATACATCTCTTCCATTCTTAAAGCAAAGGCAATCCATTGAACAGCTATTGTGAAACTTTTGATTTGACAACCGAAAGAAAAAATAGACGAAGTACGAAAATATATTCGAAATTAACTTGTGTTTTTATCAAAACATCAAAATAAAATCCTCCACGTCTGCTTGTGGCAAATAGATAACTAAAAACCTAGAAGAGAGTCCATATATTCAAAGTTATTGTTTAGACCAGAAGGAAagtaacaaaacaaaaagaacaaATAGCTGGCTGTGCAGTTTCGAAAATCGAAAAATTATATTGGAAGtagtttaattaaataaatgttcAGACTTTGAAACAAAGAACAATATACATAATAATACACTGTAAACAAGGCCATTTTAATGTCACTTTCGCTTTTGCGATGTCTTAATAGGGGTGGAGGAGGGGTGCTAAATGCCTTCAACAATGCTACTAAATTAACACTGCCAACGTCGTCATCAGCATCAGTGCCAATATTAGGTGTCACCAGTTCAGCAAGCTATTCACGACGTAGCGATTCAAAGAATCTTGATAGCGTTTTTAAAGTGGTCAAATCGAAAGCGCGCGAAGAAGGTAAAATAATTGAATGTGCTTAGAAATGTATCTTCTGAATATAGCAAAATTTCAGATGACTCTACTTTTCTTGGCGGCGAGTGCGGGCCAAATTGGGAATTATTAGCACCTAGAGGAAATCGTTTTTATTTTCCAAATGCAGTTGGTCCCGCATGGCAAAGTGCATCAACAACTATTACACTCGAGGCGCCACTGGAATCACTTGTTGATTTTGATGGCAAGGTAATTCTAAAATCCAGTTACGCAAGCTTATATTATATGAATTAATTAATACCTACAATGTTTACACACACGAGCTTGTGCTGAGGTAGGAGCGTCCTCCGCCtattacaccgaagatcctgggttgaagttccgggcaaagcagcattaaaaatttagaaacaagttttgtcAATTAGAATAAtgtattttagaatttttttttttttgaactcacAGGCcgatttaatatacatatgttgtTATttgatatttcgacttcagtctgaagtcatcatcaggaacctTCAGATATGTTTATAGAGTCTTCTAGTAGAAAAGtcgaataaataaacaaataacatatattatttttatttaaatcggCCTGTGAGCTCAAATAAATGGAAAAATAGTTTATACCGATGGCCAAAAACGCAACAAAACCCTTAGAATATTGTTATGGCAGTGATTTGGCGAACACTCGatagtgtatttctgcgatgaaaaggtgctcagtgaaaactcatctgccttgcagatgccgttcgtagtcggcgtaAAACACGCAGGTCCTGTCTCGCCAATTTGCATGAtcaatttaaaggagcacgacgcaaactggaagagaacaGTGACCTAAAATATTCGGAGATTAtggcgccttgtatttatttgcacacaattttttattaatattttgtttgCAGGATACGAAACAAAATACAATGCTGGTATTCACGGTCCGTGAATGTCCATCTTTAATCAGAAAATCACTGCACGAACTTTTTCCAGCACCTGAAGTAGTATCAAGTGAGAAATTAGCTTTGATGACTTTGCGCTTTTCAGGTGATAATGAGCAGGGCGCAAGAAAGGTTTGTAGCGACTGACTctacataaaatataaaaatatatattaaagtaTTAAAAACTTACAGTTTGTTTTAGCAGCACGTGAAATTACCGCACGCTTACGCTTGCATGGGTATTGGGCCGATTTTATGAATCCTTTTAGTGGCAAACCATTTTATTCTTGGGCAAATGgtaaaaatctttataaagtCGATGATCGCTTTAGAGGTCTTAATATGAAGCTAATCAAAAAGAATCACTGTACGGTCATTAGTACCGAGGATGGGGAAGCAATTTTTTCTGGCGCCATATACACAAATGCCCCATGTGACTATTtacaaattaaatatttaattgacGAACAGGTCTAGCAAAGAAAAAACagatattttatttatgaatccaAAATTGTTATTagttaaattacaaaaacaaattttatatttgtattagtTCACACCTTAAAAAAGCCTTGTTATTACAACAATGGGATAATTGTGCTGTGTTAATCTTCTTCATAGAGTTGgtaaataatttttgtatggCCTTCTAATCGTATTTTTTTGGACGCCTAAAATAGTATTCAAAACTGTTATTGATGCCGAAAATCGGAACTATagtacgtatttcaaaaaggctAACAATCAAGTTTTGAAAGgcaaatgaattttaaaatttacaatAGGGTTCGAGTTGGTAGTTTAGGGATGTAAATCTTAGATATTAATTAATAGAAAACAACCTGGATCCGTTCAAATGATGAAccgaaaattaacaaaaataaaggTTCTGCAATTTGTAGAATCAAGATAAATGACACCGTTGAATTTCAAAATCGGGATAGAAACTGTAACCGATACCGTTTCTGTCACAGAAACGTATTATTATCGGGTTTGTCAATCCATATATTTGTGTTTCTTCAGTCTCCACCGCCGTTTTGAGgttagcaaacattttttttgcaatgatttatcgtcggcttatattcaataccatcgattttgttgttgtagcgatagacaCTACCCGAGTTTCCCGCTCAAGCGTACATCCGTGTCCTTCTGGCAATAACGCTGCCCAGCAGGTCGCATCAactacccgctgttgctcgcacCAAATGCCTCGAGCTAATGCGGGCGCTTTAAACCATCACTACGTAGCATGGATagaagcaatgccgagcaccGTCTTATTCTTGGCGATTTCAAGATATACCACGGCCTCCGAcattccagcttgccagtcgacTGGCACTGGAACCGATGCTTTTTGTTaactcaaaacgaaaatataacgGTATGCCGAAATCAATGGAGTTTGGAGGCAAAGTTGCTTCCTCAACTCAGGAAGCATGTGAGCTCTTTGTCGACTTCTTCGGGTCGGTATTTAACAGGTTCCGGACAGTTAGTACGTCATGTGATACAACTGCCATAGCGGAGTCTGTAAATATTGGTCAGTTCACGGTTACAGAGGAAGAAGTCCTGGAGTCCCTTATGAACCTTGATGTATCTAAGGGGGCTGGATATGATCTTCTGCCACCCTTGTTCTTAAAGAATTGTGCAGTTTCACTCTATCCGCCTCTTACTAAAATCTTTAACAAGTCCCTTGAATGTGGTAATTTCCTTGACGAATGGAAAGTGGCATTCTTATCGCCAATTTATAAGTCTGGCCCTCGAAACAAGGTAGACAACTATCGACCCATTGCCAAGCTATCCATCATCCCAAAGCTGCTGGACAAAATTGTAAATGACCAGCTATTTGcagtttttaaaaactatattgtTCCTCAACAGCATGGTTTTTATCCAGGGAGATCCATCAGCACAAATCTCACAATATTTGTTAATTTTGTGGTTAATGCGATTGAGGACGGCGAACAAGTGGACACTCTGTAACTGATTTCGTAAAAGCTTTCGATAGTCTCAATCATAATCTTTTACTTAATAAACTCGAGAAACTCGGAATCCACTCCAACGCCCTAAGTTGGCTCCAAGTTCCAAAACAGGAAATTAATAGTAAAGATCGGCAGCAATCTCTCCAAGCCTATAATCGTTACATCAGGAGTACCACAAGGTAGTCATCTGGGccctttacttttttctttatttataaatgatatctgccaatgttttaaattttgtagttgcctgatgtacgctgatgatctaaaactttattacagagttaaacacattagcgactgcatagagctacagcaagacatctggaattgataaaatggtgtaatagtaacggtcttttcttgaacttctccaagtgtaacatcacattcactcggagaaacgcatgcataatgaacagctattactttaacgatagcgactcattcaatcgtacaactactgttaaggatttaggagtatacttagactcgaagcttagattcgactttcatagggagtacataatcagtgctgccaattcaaaactcggctttctcaaacgtaattccaaagacttttttgatccgctaacgctgaagtctttacattagccttgtaagatccactttggaatatgcctgcatcatttgggactcagactttgtaacacattccagccggttagaaagagttcaaaggagattcactaaattcgcgcttcgacgaatgttcacttttgaatcgatgccatcttatgcactaagatgtagaattttaaatattcagtgccttaatactcgaaggaaaatttgtggtattttctttatcaaagacatttacggcaacaaaatcgattctccggaactactttttcttctccccttctatgcacctgaaaggtgtctaagggacaaatacattttctacgtccaaacgcgtagaacgaattttggaaatgatgaacctattcacagaatgatctccttatgtaactctttttgcaatcatgccgattttagctcatgtaaagaacattttaaagctgatgttattgattactttcttttcaattaatatgtttcagtattcctattactatataaatGTTCTTACATGTAGTTTTATTTAAGCCGtagcgaattttttacaaaaatttttgttataatgtcgttgtatttataaattgttaccatatatttttctatctcgataatttttgtttaagttgttacatatctgtgaggactatgtccggtagataataataataataataataaagcatCTGACgacctacccatactcctttcaatgCAGCGACCGGCTAATTTTATTACTTCAGGAAAGCGCCCTTTTCTTTATGTTTGCATGACAGATCCGATACTGGAGCGGGAAAAGGGAACGGTAATAGCGGAagcagcaaaataaaatgcatccGGCCCCAATGAAAAGAAAACCGGTCGCTACCTGTCTTTCACGAGctttccaacaactaatttcgctgatCGCATTCACTAGTATTCCGACAATATTGAATTAACAATAGAATATGATTTATAGCGAAAATAAGGTCAACAAAAGTTGAAACAGGGTAGGATTGTGAACACGttcttttcaacctcccaattTATTTtgagctgtgttgatcggagactcaTACATTCCGGCAGCATAAAATAccaatataataattttattacttCAGGAAAGCGCACTTTTCTTTATGTTTGCATGACAGATCCGATACTGGAGCGGGAAAAGGGAACGGTAATAGCGGAagcagcaaaataaaatgcatccGGCCCCTAGGAAAAGAAAACCGGTCGCTACCTGTCTTTCACGAGctttccaacaactaatttcgctgatCGCATTCAGTcggtcttaaaaggtggaccgcaaattatctgggtggtcggcaggcatcggtgcaatttagaaacgaaacatcaaaaccaaggagaattaaacaaggggtgccacagggtggtgtcctatcccccattttgtttaatttctacatatctaagctaccttcaccaccggaaggagtcacaatcgtttcctacgccgatgactgcacaataatggccacaggcccaggcccaaagatcgatgcgctatgcaataaaataaacggctacctccctgacctctccagttttttcgcctcgcaaaacctggcattatcactgactaaatcttccgcgaccttatttacaacatggacgtcccaaatgtcgaccattttgaacatccacgtcgatgggacTACGCTACCGAccgtcctacaccccaaaatcttgggtgtgacgtttgatcaggaactacattttggtgagcacgcagccgcaattgttccgagaatacagagccgtaacaaaatcttcaaatccctcgctggcagtacctggggaaaaaatAAGAAACGCTCAtggctacatacaaagcaattagccagccgattatgtgctacgcgtcacccacatggtcgccaagcctataaattacccactggaagaaattacaggcctgccaaaataccgctctcagaatcgccacgggcagtcttcttatgtccccaaaacaccatctgcataatgaggggagaatactcctcaccagggagagaaatgagatgctgatcaaacagttcctgttgaatacccagaaacctgagcatcccaacagacatctgattgataaaccagcaccgcctaggggcttaaggagttgttgttgttgtagcaatgctcgcccctcctaatagccgcgaccgatcacaaattgtcatcaatatcctctaacgggagtccaaggaaacttgccgtttcaacaggggtggaccataaggaaaggggtgttagaggcgttggttccacattacaattaaagagatggttggtgtcatgtggggacacattgcaagcagggcatacattttgtatgtcggggttgattctggataggtaagagtttaacctgttacagtatccagaacgaagttgagcaagagtgacacgcgtttccctggggagtatgcgttcctcttctgcgcgttctggatatttttcttcaagtactggattcaccgggcaattcccgacataaaggtccgacgcctgtctatggagttcaccaaggacctgcttgtgtttttccgcttcatacggctgggttctcaggtgccgtatttcctcaaaatgcttacggagatgactccttaggcccctaggcggtgctggttcgtcaatcagatgtctgttgggatgcccaggtttctgggtattcaacagaaactgtttggtcagcatctcatttctctccctgatggggagtattctcgcctcattatgcagatggtgttctggggacataagaagacagcccgtggcgattctgagagcagtattttggcaggcctgtagtttcttccagtgggtggtttttaggcttggcgaccatatgggtgacgcgtagcacgtaatcggctggctaattgctttgtatgtggtcaagagcgtttctttatcttttccccaggtactgccagcaagggatttgaggattttattacggctctgaattcttggaacaattgcggttgcgtgcgcaccaaaatgtagatcctgatcaaacgtcacacccaagattttggggtgtaggacagtcggtagcgtagtgccatcgacgtggatgttcaatatggtcgacatttggggcgtccatgttgtaaataaggtcgcggaagatttagtcggtgacaatgacaggtttcgcgaggcgaaaaaactggagagatcagggagatagccgtttattttattgcatagctcatcgatctttgggcctgggcctgtggccattattgtgcagtcatcggcgtaggaaacgattgtgactccttccggtggtgaaggtagcttagatatgtagaaattaaacaaaagcggggataggacaccaccctgtggcaccccttgtttaattctcctttgttttgatgtttcgtttctgaattgcaccgatgcctgccgaccacccaaataatttgcggtccaccttttaagacatggcggaagggtagacccttccaggtcttccagtaacgagccatggttgaccgtatcaaaagcttttgataggtctaacgctacgagtactgttctatggtggggatattgattcaaaccgcaatttatctgggtgctaatgacatttagcgcggaggtagtgctatggagctttctgaagccatgctgatgaggggctagctgcaaatgtgcttggaaatgagggagcaaaatggcttcaagcgtctttgccactggcgataggagagatatcggacgatatgactcacctacgttagctggtttcccaggctttagtagcgggaccaccttggccattttccatttctcgggtatgacaaaggtggaaagagacaggttgaagacatgcgctaaatatttgaaaccctctttccctaggtttttaagcatcggcatggctatgccgtctgggcccactgctttggatggtttagcgcgaccaatggcgtcctcaacctctctagcggtgatggtaattggtgacgcgctgagtttgtgtttatgtgcacgtctattggctctccgtctatctttgtcgaccgtaggatgcattatatattgtcggcagaaagcgctcgcgcattttttcgcatccgacagcaccttatcgccaaaggcgatggaaactttgtctttgtgcttagtcggattcgatagggactttacggtggaccaaagtttacctacaccggtagagaggttacaacctcttaggtgctcttcccatttcgcccgcttgtgttcgtccacaagcaatctgatgcgttggtttatatcccttatttgggggtcgcctggatcaagctgtcttataaggtcgcgttccctcgctaagctcgcggcctccgccgggaagtggggccggatttcgggaattctcccggcgggaatgaaatgtgccgaggcggattcaatgaccttacggaaggcacgctccccttggcgggcatcagtcgggatagggagggtagcaaagctgctgtctgttgcagatttatattcttcccactttccttttttgaagtttatgaaagtgcgtttttcggtgacgatgaagtcggcggtacgctcgaacgaaataagtatgggcaggtggtcggatgccaatgttaccatcggctgccagttgacgcagtttacgagttctgcgctcacgattgagatatctggcgagctatgacagcttcctaccatacgtgtgggggcgtctccgttaattgtgcagaacgtcgtttcgtctatttgatccgccaacatctcacccctactgtccgcccgcaagtttgaatgccataggtcgtgatgggcattgaaatcgcctaagataatgcgattgttgccagtgagtaaggcctcgatattagggcggtatccactggggcaacaggtgacaggagggatgtagatgttgatgatttctagatttgcatcacctgaccggacagataggccttgacgttctaagacattgtcactgcggtcgatgccaggatcaaatatatgatattgcacagagtggtgtataataaacgcgaggccgcctccatttccgctctcgcggtctttcctgtggacattataaccagagcaggtctgcaatgcagatcttgctgtgagtttagtctcttgaatcgcagcaatgcggatgttgtgccgcttcatgaaatcgactatctccgtaatcttcccatttagtccattacagttgaactgcagaattctgaagtgcatgaggg is a genomic window of Eurosta solidaginis isolate ZX-2024a chromosome 4, ASM4086904v1, whole genome shotgun sequence containing:
- the LOC137250376 gene encoding cobalamin trafficking protein CblD; the encoded protein is MSLSLLRCLNRGGGGVLNAFNNATKLTLPTSSSASVPILGVTSSASYSRRSDSKNLDSVFKVVKSKAREEDDSTFLGGECGPNWELLAPRGNRFYFPNAVGPAWQSASTTITLEAPLESLVDFDGKDTKQNTMLVFTVRECPSLIRKSLHELFPAPEVVSSEKLALMTLRFSGDNEQGARKFVLAAREITARLRLHGYWADFMNPFSGKPFYSWANGKNLYKVDDRFRGLNMKLIKKNHCTVISTEDGEAIFSGAIYTNAPCDYLQIKYLIDEQV